Part of the Nicotiana sylvestris chromosome 5, ASM39365v2, whole genome shotgun sequence genome is shown below.
agttacgctagctggctttgtttattaccgCTCATTTAGaatgcacccaaggcttcgttatccctaatcccgcctttaaacccgcaattattgatccctcatatattttgggagtggtgttgttcaacaattacttaaatatgcactctcttccGATTTATGCATACTATATAGGcatagctaattgaggatcctatcaattaactacaacaagcacgtagttgaacaaatagagattaaaatgGCAAActattaacataatcaagaagttcatccttcaataggttccatcaaaccttagactaaatatttagctactcatactagtgtGCATCACAACAATAATCAAATTCATCACAAatcataaaaacaaaaggaagaaaggaagaacttGATGTTGAAtcatcctccttgcctcttgcctctccttTTCTTgcagtaagctatcaaaagctgcCTAATCCTCTCTTGGGCGAGCTTGACCTTCTATAGGTTAAGTGAGTTTTTCCCCCagacttccaagtttacccctgaaaATTAATATTCCGGAACGGGCTAGCACGGCCGCGCTAGTGGGCGCGCTAATGGCCACGCTAATGCCCTACCATTCTGCCTCGACCATCTgagctagcgcggtcgcgctagtgggTGCGTTAATGGCCGCGCTAGTCTAGGCCTTCATTTTAACTATTCTTTTTCTCGTCTTCTTCCGTACTCAGCTCCTAGGGGTTTTTTTCTTGCTTCAATGTAGCTCCAATCACATCTTTAAGACCTCATACAAGCTCCTCACTCCTGCAACGTGTGACATTCATAATTAGAGcccattttttttatcatttaactATATTATAACATTGAAACATAATTAAGTTGGGGCATAAACAATTGCCAAATTatataaatctagcctattatcaccTCCACTCATACTCATCCTCCTATCTTGCATGTTGCAATTTCATCTTCCAACTCGGCCTTATCCCCATCGATCACTCATTCAACAATTTCCACTAAGTTACACAATGCTTGCCAACAACCTCAATTATCTAAGAAGGTCACAACCCCACCCCCAACACCAGAATATACATCGGCTACACCACTCTTAGAATCCAATCTCATTTCCTCCATCCCACTTGATAATGGAGCCTAACACGATAATTTACACAGCTCAATCACCCCAAGCACCGTTAACTCTTGCATCTTGGCTAGAGACGGGGATTCAAAATCATGCCCTAATTTTCACCATGGAAGTCAATCACCAAGAGGTGACAATCCTAATCAACAATCCACGCGACCTTGCTCAAATAATAGCATAAAGAATGCAACTAGGGACGGAACCATTCACAAGATATCATTGGTCAATGATGCAAGCACCATACCTCTCGCCGTATCAACCTCTCAATCTTCCAACACCAGTTTGAGATCCTACTTACCTATATCCTCATCTTATTTGCATGCCGTTTTATCCACCCCCGACCCCAGCAACACCCTGGATTTAGCCTTATACGAATCCACAACCACTTCTCCCTCTCTTGGAACCACCAACTTTACTAACACCAACACCAACACTAGCCAACTCACCACCACACAGTCCCAATCAAGAAGAACAAGACGAGAATTTCCAGGAAGAACTCGAAGCAGCAGTCGTATACAACCAATACATGCATGGCTCGACAAAATAAAGGTATTTGTGCATAAGGAGGAATACGAAAGAAAAATATTCGTAAGGTGTCCTCTAAATCTAATGAGAGTATCCTTTCTTCTAAGTCCCACCACCAACTCAGAGGTGGGGAAATATGCGATGCTTCTACTACGCACTTTTGGCCTACGTCCAGGAGAGAGCAGGAGCAACTGGACGAGTAGACGGAGAAGCCCAACGACTGAACAAGCCGACAATCATATGAATTTCATCATCTGGAATTGTAGAGGAGCCCTTTCCACGGAGTTTAGACGTAACTTTAGGTCTTTACTTGACTATAATAGGCCGGCTTTAGTTGTTCTCTTGGAAACACACTGCCAAACTCACCAAAATGTGAAGGAAAATTTTAACTTTGATGGTATGATTGAGGTTGCTGCAACACGCCATTTTGGAGGAATTGCAATCTTGTGGTTATCAAGTGTTCTAGATGTCGATCCAGTAGCCACCACTGCACAAGAAATACACTACCATGTCCTGGTGAAACCCTTGCCTTTTACATTTTTATTCACTATCATCTATGCTAGTAATGAATTAGTTAATAGACAATCGTTATGGGAAAATTTCATGTCTGTATATGATAATTATAAAGGACCTTGGATTATTGGAGGAGACTTTAATGAAATAACACATGTTACTGATAAATTTGGTGGACTTCCTATAAATAACTCACATTCTCATAAGTTTTTGGACTGCCTTAATTACTGCCAAATGACTGATTTAGGATATAAGGGTAGTCGATATACTTGGACTAATGGAAGACATAAGAAGTATATCATTTTTGAACGTATTGATCGTATAGTTGCTAACTATGAATGGATTAATTAATACCCTAACACTCTTGTTACACACCTTCCCCGTACTCACTCAGATCATTGTCCCATTCGACTAGAGTTTCAACACTGTCCTTTActtaggaaaaaaatatttagaTTTGAGACTATTTGGACTAGTCATCCTGCTTTTCAATTTGTGGTTAGGCAAGCTTGGATGGACAACTTGGCACTACTTCCTGTCATTGATAATTTCACAACCACAGTGCAAGAATGGAATAAGTCTACCTTTGGTAACATTTTTAAGCAAAAGAGGAAGATTCTAGCCAGATTAAGTGGAATTCAGTCATCTATCCACTATCCAACTAGCAATTTCTTACAGAACTTGGAACATGAATTAAAGGTAGATTTTAATAGAATACTTAGGTTAGAAGAAGATTCTTGGAAACTAAAATCTCGTATTGACTGGCTTAATAATGGGGATGCCAACACTAAATTTTTTCACCTACGTACTATTAATCGTAGAAGACATAATAGAATAACGACTATTCAAGATCAGGGGGGAAATTGGATAACGAATCCCACCCAAATACTTGATAACATTTCCCTTTATTATCAAAACTTATTTACCACTCAAAaaacaatttcaatttcaaaaacAAAACTTCTTCCTTCAAACATCCTAACATTTGTTGATCAAACATCCCTCACACAACCTTTACAAGACTTTGAAATTCTTAATGCTATTAATTTATTCAAACCTATGAAAGCACCTGGACCAGATGGCTTTCACCCTCTTTTTTACCAAAATTACTGGGACACTATAGGGGACTTTGTTAAATATTTCTACCATAAGGTCTTCACTGACtatgaaattgacccaaaaatAAATTCTACTTTTATCTGTCTtattcccaaaaataataacgcatCCACAATTGCTTAATATAGATCTATTAGTCTTTGTAATActatttacaaaattattacaaaaaTTTTAGTTAACTGATTAAAGCCAATACTGGATCATATTATCCATCCCACACAATCTAGTTTTCAACAAAACAAAAGAGCTATAGATAATGCTATCATAGTACAATAAATTATTAATAAATTTCAGAAAATGAAGGGTAACAATCTTAGTATGCTTCTTAAGATAGATCTAGAAAAAGCGTTTGATAAATTAGAATGGTCCTTCATTCGTAATACTTTATTAAGTCTAAACTTCCCTGATAAATTTACTAAATTAATCATGTCTTGTATTACCATCACTACAACCTCTAATTTAATTAATGGTAGTCCAATTGATTCTTTTAAACTCACAAGAGTCATTAGACAAGGTGATCCTCTGTCACCTTATCTGTTCATCCTATGTCTCGAAATGTTTCCAGGAAAATAAATAATGCAGTTGACTACCAGGCATGGAAACCAATTTCTTTATCAAAAAATGGCCCACAATTATCTCATTTATTATTTGCAGACGATATTATCCTCACCTTACAAATTACAGCTAGTACGTATCAATCAATGGTTAATACTATTACATAGTTTACTCACCAGTCTGGCCAATCTATAAACTTTGATACATCAAATATTTACTTTTCAAAAAATTGTCAACCAAATACTAAGAATATTATTCTTCAAATTTTTCGTATGAAGGAAGGGCGTAGTTTTGGAAAGTATTTGGGGTTCCCTATTTTTAAAACTAAGCTTTCCAAAAATGACTATCAATTCTTACTTGATATCATTAAAACAAAATTGGCAGGATGGAAAACTAATTTTCTATCTCGAGCGGGAAGACTAACTTTAATCAAATATACCCTCAATCACCTTCCTAATCACTTGATGCAATATATAAAAATACCTACGTATATACTAAGCTACCTTAATCGGTATCAACGGAATTTTCTATGGGGCACAACTcctcaaaagaaaaattacatcTCATAAAGTGGTCTACAATCACGCAACCTTTGGAACTGGGGGGTTTAGGTATACAAAATCTCTGTACAAAAAACCAATCACTTCATGCAAGCCTTGCATGACGAATGTTCAATGATCCACAACAGCTGTGGGCAAAAGTTCTTTTACATAATTATGCACGGCCACAATCTTTAATAAATTATAAATGTTCTAATACTTGGCGTAATATAATTAACGGCTGGAACTATTGCAGGTTAGGTTATAAATGGAATATTACAACAGGACAACATGTTAGGTTCTGGAATGACCCATGGCTCAAACATAATCTAATAATTAGAAACTACATTTATGGACCTATGCCTCAATTTGAGGAGAATAAATTGGCTTCTAATTATTATTACAATAATAGATGGCACCTAGATAACATACCTTTTGACTTACCCCGCATATAATTTCCctaattaataatatttatataCCACTTGTATCCACTACCTATGACAAAATTTACTGGGATCTAACAGAGAATGGTATCTTCTTAGTTAACTCAATGTACAAGTATCTTAGCACCACTAATACACCTAGTGGTACATGCATAACCACCTCGTACAAGTGGATTTGGAAACATCAAATTCCTCATAAAATATCCTTTTCCTTTGGTTAATTTGCCATGACAGACTTCCAACAGCTGTGTATCTTATACGACTAGGTATTACCAATTTAGCAACATGTCCACAGTGTCATAAAGACACTGAAACAATTAGTCA
Proteins encoded:
- the LOC104236983 gene encoding uncharacterized protein; translated protein: MRVSFLLSPTTNSEVGKYAMLLLRTFGLRPGESRSNWTSRRRSPTTEQADNHMNFIIWNCRGALSTEFRRNFRSLLDYNRPALVVLLETHCQTHQNVKENFNFDGMIEVAATRHFGGIAILWLSSVLDVDPVATTAQEIHYHVLVKPLPFTFLFTIIYASNELVNRQSLWENFMSVYDNYKGPWIIGGDFNEITHVTDKFGGLPINNSHSHKFLDCLNYCQMTDLGYKGSRYTWTNGRHKKYIIFERIDRIVANYEWIN